In Ailuropoda melanoleuca isolate Jingjing chromosome 4, ASM200744v2, whole genome shotgun sequence, the following proteins share a genomic window:
- the MRPL33 gene encoding 39S ribosomal protein L33, mitochondrial, with protein sequence MFLSAVTFAKSKSKTILVKMLSQAGTGYSFNTKRSRLREKLTLLHYDPIVKTKVLFVEQKKIRSL encoded by the exons ATGTTCCTGTCCGCGGTCACCT TTGCCAAGAGCAAGTCAAA aacCATTCTGGTGAAAATGCTGAGCCAAGCTGGGACAGGTTACTCCTTCAACACTAAGAGAAGCCGACTACGGGAGAAACTGACTCTCTTGCATTATGATCCAATTG TGAAAACAAAAGTCCTCTTtgtggaacagaagaaaatacgCTCCCTCTAA